The following are encoded together in the Anopheles nili chromosome 3, idAnoNiliSN_F5_01, whole genome shotgun sequence genome:
- the LOC128722711 gene encoding Krueppel homolog 1-like, whose translation MEIVPERLRSDMLDTILACRFCLSQDVRLTSIYAAQEHNKGIPLELQIMACVGLEVYKEDGMPGMICENCRVLMGYCYQFKQMCNNAAIQLKSFLSTGILPEKQSIPKELMALLPNGKQPQYASAKPKLTANIEKIKESEKSGTIVKLSPIDLKNIKQAQKRNLIINSVTSTTQASDVEQSIVSDSPLRTSTPIVKRPTPDNARTGTHSNGKQKSPGNSKDTPIILNKLVNSATGKVKEEFVATGEGTVEMLVTYDTVPTTSVAESQPDQVFPCNECTRTFPLKQLLDIHQLNHKRERNYPCNLCTKRFFSKYDLAKHFATHTGERPFVCVICRASFSRSTLLTRHQAIHKDEPKHICTFCERTFLSQEELIKHIENHEKNRPFKCASCPKQFAYKQGLERHEVVHKEVLPYQCEYCEQSFLTPVKLSRHLSSHAGDRPYPCRLCTKSFLLSHHLSRHLRSHNACGQSEYKCNDCKSLFNSMDELVRHSADHTSTNFTCPLCREQFEDQRTVAQHIKTHSGHSQYACDYCDLMYTSEAKLDEHCLHQHLNELAYVRSELQHKQLIQEDGNQFQIKINGEDLDDEAVQTNDLDATEGQFSKNITFRVFLSPDESTLVPDPLHEGEMYEITEIELSPVGTDEKSTKDVLSLTDAISKVQPSSVCSSPPKKIHMVALPVAQTAAASMLDAKASRLQRMEEFYKRNQQAAEKKMAQRNISDMLKKLPKGVTVKRPTPASASSSTSDLAKESEEKISVKEKEAAPPVSVAVKKGPGRPPKVPKPTEPMEAKAADVKELKKEELKNLTTMLAKQHVRTEKQITDVKELKPTTSAVVISRGQENAASTSKAIKSRESTGMIRRTYAPGAATAVAKKRPAEKDDTEVETPSKRPALSRKTLNPSMLYGASSKQGSKEAGTASVSNSSDKINERTQKRVLKPSTTTAATPMEVNLGGNTVKLQKISKEQMMARTSKVKGKM comes from the exons ATGGAAATCGTGCCTGAAAGATTGCGATCTGATATGCTGGACACGATTCTAGCATGTCGCTTCTGTTTGTCGCAAGACGTTCGCCTGACTTCAATCTACGCAGCTCAGGAGCATAATAAAGGCATTCCGCTAGAACTTCAAATAATGGCTTGCGTTGGATTAGAG GTATACAAAGAGGATGGTATGCCAGGTATGATTTGTGAAAATTGCAGGGTCCTTATGGGATACTGCTACCAGTTCAAGCAGATGTGCAACAACGCCGCTATTCAGCTTAAATCATTCTTAAGTACAGGAATTTTGCCAGAGAAGCAATCCATTCCCAAGGAGCTGATGGCTTTATTG CCAAACGGAAAACAACCTCAATATGCATCGGCAAAACCTAAACTTACTGCGAACAttgaaaaaattaaagaaagtgaaaagagTGGCACCATCGTGAAGCTTAGTCcgatcgatttaaaaaatatcaaacaagCACAAAAGAGAAATTTGATTATCAACAGCGTGACATCAACGACACAGGCTTCGGACGTAGAACAAAGCATTGTTTCAGATAGTCCTTTAAGAACATCTACTCCAATTGTTAAGCGTCCAACACCGGACAACGCTCGCACGGGAACACATTCAAATGGAAAACAGAAGTCCCCTGGTAACTCCAAGGATACGCCCATTATTCTGAACAAACTCGTCAATTCCGCAACTGGAAAGGTCAAAGAAGAATTTGTAGCTACCGGCGAAGGAACGGTAGAGATGCTAGTGACCTACGACACTGTCCCAACAACCAGTGTTGCCGAAAGCCAACCGGATCAAGTATTTCCATGCAACGAGTGTACACGTACATTCCCGCTGAAGCAATTGCTGGACATCCATCAGCTCAATCACAAACGAGAGCGCAATTATCCTTGCAATTTATGTACCAAGCGATTCTTTTCAAAGTACGATTTGGCCAAACACTTTGCCACGCACACCGGCGAGCGGCCGTTCGTTTGTGTGATTTGCCGGGCGTCTTTTTCGCGTTCAACGCTGCTAACTCGCCATCAGGCAATACACAAAGACGAACCGAAGCATATTTGTACGTTTTGTGAACGTACCTTCTTGTCACAGGAGGAATTGATCAAGCACATAGAGAACCACGAGAAGAATCGTCCGTTCAAGTGTGCCTCCTGTCCGAAGCAGTTTGCGTACAAACAGGGATTGGAGAGACACGAAGTGGTGCACAAGGAAGTACTACCGTATCAATGCGAGTACTGTGAGCAAAGCTTTCTCACGCCAGTAAAATTATCACGTCACCTGAGCTCCCACGCGGGCGATCGTCCATATCCCTGTCGATTGTGCACGAAATCTTTCCTGTTGAGTCACCATCTATCACGGCATCTGCGTAGCCACAATGCGTGTGGCCAGAGTGAGTACAAATGTAACGACTGTAAGTCGCTGTTCAACAGCATGGACGAACTGGTGAGGCACTCAGCGGATCACACGTCCACGAACTTCACGTGCCCTTTATGTCGTGAACAGTTCGAGGATCAGAGAACGGTTGCACAGCACATAAAAACGCATTCGGGTCATTCTCAATACGCGTGCGATTATTGCGATCTGATGTACACGAGCGAGGCCAAGCTGGACGAGCACTGCCTCCATCAGCACTTGAATGAGTTGGCGTACGTACGATCGGAATTGCAACATAAGCAGCTTATCCAAGAGGACGGGAATCAGTTCCAGATTAAGATCAACGGTGAAGATCTTGACGATGAAGCAGTACAAACCAACGATTTAGATGCCACAGAAG GGCAATTTTCGAAGAATATCACGTTTCGGGTTTTCCTATCCCCAGATGAATCTACCTTGGTTCCCGATCCTCTGCATGAAGGGGAAATGTACGAGATAACAGAAATAGAACTATCGCCTGTTGGCACTGACGAGAAATCTACAAAGGATGTTTTATCGTTAACGGACGCCATAAGCAAGGTGCAGCCCTCATCAGTTTGTTCTTCGCCACCGAAGAAAATTCATATGGTAGCTCTACCGGTAGCTCAAACGGCAGCAGCCTCAATGTTGGATGCGAAGGCCTCGCGCCTACAGCGGATGGAAGAATTTTACAAACGAAATCAACAGGCGgcggagaagaaaatggcacaGAGAAATATATCCGACATGTTGAAAAAGTTACCCAAAGGGGTTACAGTTAAAAGGCCGACACCGGCTAGTGCCTCGAGCAGCACATCCGATCTAGCAAAGGAAAGTGAAGAGAAAATatcggtgaaagaaaaagaagctgctCCTCCGGTTAGCGTGGCCGTCAAGAAAGGTCCTGGGAGACCACCGAAGGTTccgaaaccgaccgaaccaatggaagcaaaagcagCTGATGTCAAGGAATTGAAAAAGGAGGAATTAAAAAATCTCACTACAATGCTTGCAAAGCAACACGTTCGGactgaaaaacaaataacggATGTAAAAGAACTGAAACCTACGACTAGTGCCGTTGTAATCTCCAGAGGTCAGGAAAACGCGGCATCGACATCCAAGGCGATAAAGTCACGCGAATCGACGGGAATGATACGAAGGACATACGCACCGGGCGCAGCAACTGCAGTTGCCAAAAAACGTCCTGCGGAGAAAGATGATACTGAGGTGGAGACTCCAAGCAAGCGACCAGCACTTAGCCGAAAAACGCTAAATCCTTCCATGCTCTATGGTGCGAGTAGCAAACAAGGATCGAAAGAAGCTGGGACTGCATCCGTCAGCAACAGCTCAGACAAAATAAACGAGCGGACCCAGAAGCGAGTCTTAAAACCCAGCACGACAACTGCAGCTACGCCAATGGAGGTGAACCTCGGTGGTAACACGGTCAAATTGCAAAAAATCAGCAAGGAGCAAATGATGGCTCGAACCAGCAAAGTGAAGGGCAAAATGTAA
- the LOC128722708 gene encoding guanylate cyclase 32E, with amino-acid sequence MVRNRTGDELYVGFLAGYVHSKVVLGALLLAIETINNDSSLLPGKKLRLRAVDIGAQKSLKAFPIQKMTEMRDSGIVAFIGPDETCTSEALVASAWNLPMISYKCADIAVSDKAVYSSFARTLPPATKVSKSVAALLLANNWHCFTIVAGKHPAWSMEIAHAIKLQAESNNLTLNHFRIYSDYIPSKIYKLQQIVDDTYRNTRVYVFVGDHIEMVDFVRCLQNRKLLSTGDYVVVSIDDEIYDPNMKRNIYQEYSDFYQKYIGIAKDKHQNRKRNNYKDQERLQEAFQSVLRISPLFPMNPKYRKLCHQFKLYSRKDPFHVPLPFNKHIFDEIKVPIYGAYLYDALVIYARAATEVLRDGGDISDGRLIMRHIFNRSYHSIQGFDVYIDANGDAEGNFSVLALQKDDKVNNSLQMSMQPVALFAYGGRNATTSTTLPEFRYLNPNRPIMWLKGRPPLAEPVCGFYNEKCRPKAKDWRYICGALVVLFFMTIFTSILFKHYRYEQTLACLLWKVDMKDVILITSPDALYNNELRKNLVCQQSIMVSNAGDSNKRAYTTIGLHRGNIVAIKYLQKRSVDITRNIRKELKQMREIRHENLITFIGASIDQGTVSILTSYCARGSLVDVLSNEDLKLDHMFVSSLVSDIVKGLIYLHDSDVGSHGNLRSSKILIDSRWVAQIADFGLHEFKSCQEEPSKFEKELRRSLWKAPEILRDPNCLPRGTQKADVYSFGIVLYEIIGRKGPWGDINMRWQDIIARVMSPEELGIFRPSLRGIDAPEYVIQLLHSCWEEDPEDRPDIRLVRVKLKPMQAGLKPNIFDNMLAIMEKYAYNLEGIVQERTNQLTEEKKKTESLLLRMLPKSVAESLKRGERVEAECFDCVTIFFSDLVGFTELCAQSTPFEVVEMLNDLYTCCDFIISSYDVYKVETIGDAYMVVSGLPLRNGDRHAGEIASMALHLLKSISNLEIRHRPGEFIQMRIGVHSGQCVAGVVGLKMPRYCLFGDTVNTASRMESNGEALKIHISSATYGLLKKLGGYKCEERGIIKVKGKGEMRTYWLLGEDDQKRMDRFGSNDAITSLSKSIPDLLCTPDQPQPSISRTSLRRMLSDTIPALHHVHQHSSSDQQIPSISFLAHNGSNLGCYICHKRKVHVGNTPMADSTQRLSIINGSYGVDEAICTCRQRNCLLEYYNDNLMTVRTIREPRSAPQITFMQ; translated from the exons ATGGTTCGTAACCGAACAGGAGACGAACTGTACGTGGGCTTTCTCGCTGGCTACGTGCACTCTAAG GTGGTGTTGGGTGCACTACTCCTGGCGATAGAGACGATCAACAACGATTCCTCGCTGCTGCCCGGTAAAAAGTTGCGCCTCCGTGCGGTGGACATTGGCGCTCAGAAGTCCTTGAAGGCTTTCCCGATCCA GAAGATGACCGAAATGCGTGACAGCGGCATCGTGGCGTTTATCGGTCCGGATGAAACTTGCACCTCTGAGGCGTTGGTTGCTTCGGCCTGGAACCTACCGATGATATCGTAT AAATGCGCCGATATCGCCGTGTCAGACAAGGCGGTGTACAGCAGCTTCGCCAGGACTCTGCCACCGGCAACGAAGGTGTCGAAAAGTGTAGCTGCCCTGCTGCTGGCCAACAATTGGCATTGCTTCACCATCGTGGCTGGAAAACATCCGGCTTGGAGCATGGAAATCGCTCACGCAATCAAG CTCCAAGCGGAATCCAACAATTTGACGCTGAATCACTTTCGTATCTATTCGGATTACATTCCGTCGAAAATCTACAAGCTCCAGCAGATAGTGGACGATACTTACCGGAACACACGTG TTTACGTCTTCGTTGGGGATCACATCGAAATGGTGGACTTCGTGCGATGTCTGCAGAATCGGAAGCTTCTGAGCACGGGTGATTACGTCGTGGTATCGATTGACGATGAGATTTACGATCCGAATATGAAGCGAAACATCTATCAAG AGTATTCGGATTTCTACCAAAAGTACATCGGCATCGCGAAGGATAAGCACCAGAACCGAAAGCGCAACAACTACAAGGACCAAGAACGGTTGCAGGAAGCGTTCCAGTCGGTGCTGCGTATTTCGCCGCTCTTTCCGATGAACCCGAAGTATCGCAAACTCTGCCACCAGTTTAAACTGTACTCGCGTAAGGATCCTTTCCACGTGCCACTGCCATTCAACAAGCACATTTTCGATGAGATAAAG GTGCCCATCTACGGCGCGTACCTGTATGACGCGCTCGTCATCTACGCGCGGGCTGCGACCGAAGTCCTGCGCGATGGTGGAGACATCTCCGATGGAAGATTAATTATGCGCCATATATTCAACCGGTCGTACCACTCGATCCAAGGATTCGAC GTTTACATCGATGCCAACGGTGATGCGGAGGGAAACTTTTCGGTTCTGGCGCTGCAAAAGGACGACAAGGTGAACAACTCGCTCCAGATGTCGATGCAACCGGTGGCGCTGTTTGCGTACGGGGGGCGTAATGCAACAACTAGTACAACTCTCCCCGAGTTCCGCTATCTTAACCCGAACCGGCCCATCATGTGGCTAAAGGGTCGTCCACCGCTTGCTGAGCCGGTGTGCGGGTTTTACAACGAGAAGTGCCGCCCAAAGGCGAAAGACTGGCGATATATCTGCGGTGCGCTGGTTGTACTTTTCTTTATGACCATTTTCACCAGCATCCTTTTCAA GCACTACCGTTACGAGCAAACGTTGGCGTGTTTGCTGTGGAAAGTGGATATGAAGGACGTTATCCTGATCACATCACCCGACGCTCTGTACAACAACGAGTTGCGCAAGAATCTG GTTTGTCAACAGAGCATTATGGTCAGCAACGCGGGAGACTCAAACAAACGCGCTTACACAACCATCG GCCTTCACCGTGGTAACATCGTCGCGATCAAGTATCTTCAAAAACGCTCCGTTGACATTACCCGCAACATCCGCAAGGAGCTGAAGCAGATGCGCGAAATTCGCCATGAGAACCTGATCACTTTCATCGgcgcatcgatcgatcaggGCACGGTGAGTATACTAACGTCGTACTGTGCCCGCGGAAGCCTCGTCGATGTCCTCTCGAACGAAGATCTGAAGCTGGATCACATGTTCGTGTCGTCGTTGGTGAGCGATATCGTAAAGGGGTTGATCTACCTTCACGACAGTGACGTCGGTTCGCACGGTAACCTGCGATCGAGTAAGATCCTCatcgattcccggtgggttgCACAAATAGCGGACTTTGGGTTGCACGAGTTCAAATCCTGTCAGGAGGAGCCAAGCAA ATTCGAGAAGGAGCTGAGGCGAAGCCTTTGGAAGGCACCGGAGATCTTGCGAGACCCCAACTGTCTGCCCAGAGGGACGCAGAAAGCCGACGTGTATTCGTTTGGAATTGTGCTGTATGAAATCATCGGCCGAAAGGGTCCGTGGGGGGACATTAACATGAGATGGCAAG ACATCATCGCGAGGGTTATGTCCCCAGAAGAACTGGGCATATTTCGACCATCACTTCGAGGTATCGATGCCCCGGAATACGTGATACAGTTGCTCCATTCGTGCTGGGAGGAAGATCCAGAGGATCGGCCAGATATACGACTGGTACGAGTGAAGCTGAAACCGATGCAAGCTGGACT GAAACCAAACATTTTCGATAACATGCTAGCCATTATGGAGAAGTATGCCTACAACTTGGAAGGTATCGTGCAAGAGCGAACAAATCAGCTCAcggaggagaagaaaaaaaccgaatcACTTCTGCTAAGGATGCTGCCCAA GAGTGTCGCAGAGTCCCTTAAGCGAGGCGAACGGGTGGAGGCCGAATGCTTTGACTGCGTCACCATCTTCTTCAGTGATCTGGTGGGTTTTACGGAGCTGTGCGCTCAAAGCACCCCGTTCGAGGTAGTCGAAATGCTGAACGATTTGTACACCTGCTGTGACTTCATCATCTCCAGCTACGATGTGTACAAGGTGGAAACGATCGGTGATGCGTACATGGTAGTTTCGGGACTTCCTCTTCGGAATGGAGATCGACACGCGGGTGAGATCGCCTCGATGGCACTGCACCTGTTAAAATCGATCTCGAACCTCGAGATACGCCATCGACCAGGAGAGTTCATCCAGATGCGCATAGGGGTACACTCCGGTCAATGCGTGGCGGGTGTTGTTGGATTGAAAATGCCCCGATATTGTCTGTTCGGTGACACGGTTAACACGGCTTCTCGCATGGAAAGCAACGGAGAGGCATTGAAAATTCACATCTCGTCGGCGACGTACGGGCTTCTGAAGAAACTCGGTGGCTATAAATGCGAAGAACGTGGCATCATTAAGGTTAAGGGAAAAGGTGAGATGCGAACGTACTGGCTGCTTGGTGAGGATGATCAGAAGCGGATGGATCGTTTTGGTTCAAACGACGCTATTACGAGTTTGAGTAAGT CCATCCCAGATTTGCTCTGTACGCCCGATCAGCCGCAGCCTAGCATAAGCCGAACGTCGCTAAGGCGTATGCTTTCCGATACCATTCCAGCGCTGCATCACGTTCATCAGCATAGTTCCAGCGATCAACAAATTCCGTCGATTAGTTTTCTCGCACACAACGGCTCGAACTTGGGATGTTACATTTGTCACAAGCGAAAGGTGCACGTGGGCAACACACCTATGGCGGACAGCACACAACGGCTTTCGATCATCAACGGAAGCTACGGCGTGGATGAAGCTATCTGCACGTGCCGACAACGAAACTGTTTGCTAGAATATTACAACGACAATTTAATGACTGTTCGGACGATTCGAGAGCCGCGATCAGCTCCTCAAATCACATTCATGCAGTGA
- the LOC128727380 gene encoding D-3-phosphoglycerate dehydrogenase produces the protein MPVEIKRVLVCDAVDNACVKLLQDHGIEVDYKLKLSQAELIKEVKNYDALIVRSDTKITAEVLDAGAGRVKAVGRAGAGVDNINIDAATRNNVLVLNTPGGNSISACELTCFLIGALARPICPAASSMKEGRWDRKLYAGTELHGKTLAILGLGRIGREVGIRMNAFGMRVIGFDPITTEAEARAAGIEKMELEQIWPLADYITVHTPLIPATRDLISTATLAKCRKGVRVINVARGGIIDEAALFAALESGQCGGAAVDVYPEEPPKSDTTRKLINHPKVVATPHLGASTAEAQVRVAVEVAEQFVALTGKSQVYTEYGGVVNRELLSKVA, from the exons ATGCCTGTGGAAATTAAGCGTGTCCTTGTGTGCGATGCCGTCGATAACGCATGTGTCAAACTGCTGCAGGATCACGGTATTGAG GTGGATTACAAGCTGAAGCTGTCGCAAGCGGAGCTGATCAAGGAGGTTAAG AATTATGACGCCCTCATCGTGCGGTCGGACACGAAAATTACGGCAGAGGTTTTGGATGCGGGCGCCGGGAGGGTGAAAGCCGTCGGACGAGCGGGAGCCGGCGTGGACAACATCAACATCGACGCGGCCACAAGGAACAACGTGCTGGTGCTCAA CACTCCCGGTGGCAACTCGATCTCAGCGTGCGAGCTAACATGCTTCCTGATCGGGGCGCTGGCTCGTCCAATCTGTCCGGCGGCGTCCAGCATGAAGGAAGGCCGCTGGGACCGGAAGTTGTACGCCGGCACGGAGCTTCACGGCAAAACCCTCGCCATCCTTGGGCTCGGCCGGATCGGGCGTGAGGTGGGCATTCGTATGAATGCCTTTGGAATGCGTGTGATCGGATTCGATCCCATCACGACTGAGGCTGAGGCCCGAGCCGCTGGTATCGAGAAAATGGAGCTGGAACAAATATGGCCATTGGCAGACTACATCACTGTCCACACGCCACTCATACCGGCCACCCGTG ATCTCATCTCAACAGCGACCCTGGCGAAGTGCCGTAAAGGTGTACGAGTGATCAATGTGGCGCGTGGTGGCATCATCGATGAGGCGGCCCTTTTCGCGGCCCTCGAAAGTGGCCAGTGCGGTGGTGCAGCCGTTGACGTGTACCCGGAGGAACCCCCGAAATCGGACACCACTCGAAAGCTCATCAATCACCCGAAGGTGGTCGCAACGCCTCACCTGG GTGCCAGTACGGCCGAGGCACAGGTGCGTGTTGCCGTCGAGGTGGCGGAACAATTCGTCGCCCTTACCGGAAAGTCGCAAGTTTACACGGAATACGGTGGTGTTGTGAACCGCGAGCTGTTGTCGAAAGTCGCGTAA
- the LOC128723334 gene encoding gamma-tubulin complex component 4 homolog — MIHDILFTLFSSNAELPIENFTIPEVASTFLHPGEINILEELIRIANQYKEIKKFTQQYGTLTAGLLKPKQQKPTEEPLPQGLYLQAFVDGLELVVKPYRDLVVELEAKYLRRPNLSLMFIFHHVSQYRSLFGFLLQLISGVVTQRIHGCALLPYLQQHCMHGNDANYQAVKTIQKSVYVIFLKQLYGWLMHGKFVDHYGEFFIQQVESNPKVSSVTGGLVSQQATQTSVNTFSDSASINSELWRYEIRSEMLPYYFPASWAEKVLFVGQTVLMCHFDPRQYMIERTASRKGKNSKKGVSLAAAIGKDNLWGEHEQELFRKFHQLQNEENLNVTKFEHLVDEIKDQVTKHMSMIVIEEADLARQLRLMKDFFLLGRGELFSEFLTQTQSLKLLIGKEINDGTTRDLNRALQLAANSINIGEEIEQFSFELPGKDEIEESFCYETKSAVGHIMLKYKVKWPLHLLFSPRVLDRYNEMFRFLLRIKKIQHDLLQIWSYQREKRIKHNSEVVQLRNKLMFLINNLQYYLQADVLESQFAILMAAITNSAKQADFERIQRAHTIFQANVLSLCFLLNSSIAGESSSLGTSVSMGGVIQVQENPVLTILDSILSIVDRFCTFCMLCKDPMTKVERQEFVTYEQGFMNHVDSLLKLLIGLKAGPSSAPLSQLLLRLDFNHWFSSHTQTTS, encoded by the exons ATGATTCACGACATTCTATTTACACTATTCTCCTCAAATGCGGAATTACCGATTGAAAACTTTACC atcCCAGAGGTGGCCTCCACATTTCTGCACCCGGGTGAAATCAATATCCTTGAGGAACTGATCCGCATAGCGAACCAGTacaaagagataaaaaagttCACACAACAGTATGGAACGCTTACAGCGGGCTTACTAAAACCGAAGCAGCAGAAGCCCACGGAGGAACCTTTGCCGCAAGGTCTGTACTTGCAGGCGTTCGTCGATGGGCTAGAGTTGGTGGTGAAACCGTATCGCGATCTGGTGGTGGAACTGGAGGCAAAGTACCTGCGGCGTCCCAACCTCTCGCTTATGTTCATCTTCCACCACGTGAGTCAGTATAGGTCGTTGTTCGGATTTCTTCTGCAGCTGATTAGTGGTGTCGTGACGCAAAGGATACATGGTTGCGCCTTGCTACCCTATCTGCAACAGCACTGCATGCACGGAAACGATGCAAACTATCAGGCTGTGAAAAC GATCCAAAAATCGGTATACGTTATCTTTCTCAAGCAACTGTACGGCTGGCTGATGCACGGAAAGTTTGTCGATCACTACGGGGAGTTTTTCATTCAGCAGGTCGAAAGCAACCCAAAAGTGTCCAGCGTAACGGGTGGGCTGGTTTCCCAACAGGCAACTCAAACTTCCGTTAACACATTCTCCGACAGTGCCAGCATCAACTCGGAGCTGTGGCGGTACGAAATCCGTAGCGAAATGCTTCCCTACTACTTTCCTGCTAGTTGGGCCGAGAAAGTGCTGTTCGTAGGACAAACGGTGCTGATGTGCCACTTCGATCCACGTCAATATATGATCGAACGGACAGCTTCTCGCAAGGGcaagaacagcaaaaaaggcgTGTCCCTGGCGGCGGCCATAGGAAAAGACAACCTATGGGGCGAGCACGAGCAAGAGTTGTTCCGCAAGTTTCATCAGCTACAAAACGAAGAGAATCTCAATGTGACGAAGTTTGAGCACCTAGTGGACGAAATTAAGGACCAGGTCACAAAGCATATGTCGATGATTGTCATCGAGGAGGCAGATCTGGCACGCCAACTGCGACTGATGAAGGATTTTTTCTTGCTCGGGCGGGGAGAGCTGTTTTCTGAATTTCTCACGCAAACGCAATCCTTGAAGCTGCTCATCGGTAAGGAGATCAACGACGGCACCACGCGGGATTTAAATAGAGCACTGCAGCTGGCCGCAAATAGCATCAACATCGGGGAGGAAATTGAACAGTTTTCATTCGAACTACCTGGAAAGGACGAGATCGAGGAGAGTTTCTGCTACGAAACCAAGAGCGCCGTCGGACACATCATGCTTAAGTACAAAGTCAAGTGGCCACTTCATCTGCTTTTCTCGCCACGTGTCCTCGATCGGTACAACGAAATGTTCAGGTTTCTGCTACGCATCAAAAAGATTCAACACGATCTGCTACAAATATGGTCGTACCAGCGGGAGAAACGGATCAAACACAACTCGGAAGTGGTTCAGCTGCGCAACAAGCTCATGTTCTTGATCAACAATCTGCAGTACTATCTACAGGCAGACGTGCTGGAAAGCCAATTCGCGATCCTGATGGCAGCGATAACGAACTCGGCTAAGCAGGCAGATTTTGAGCGTATCCAGCGCGCGCATACCATCTTCCAGGCGAACGTGCTCAGCTTGTGCTTCTTGCTGAACAGTTCGATTGCCGGCGAATCATCCTCGTTGGGCACGTCGGTCTCCATGGGAGGTGTAATACAGGTTCAGGAAAACCCAGTGCTAACAATCCTGGACAGCATCCTCTCGATCGTAGACCGATTCTGTACGTTTTGCATGCTTTGCAAAGATCCGATGACGAAGGTCGAGCGGCAGGAGTTCGTTACCTATGAGCAAGG aTTTATGAACCATGTCGATTCATTGCTCAAGCTGCTGATTGGTCTTAAGGCGGGACCGAGCAGTGCTCCTCTATCGCAGTTGTTGCTTCGTTTGGATTTTAACCATTGGTTTAGCTCACACACTCAAACCACATCGTAA
- the LOC128722706 gene encoding cytochrome c oxidase subunit 6A1, mitochondrial-like yields the protein MAKVQVRHPPGGYRFWKKMTLLVALPSVGLCFTNVYLAHQHDKHHHVRPKFVQYEYLCIRNKRFPWGDGVKSLFHNPEVNALPNGYEK from the exons ATGGCCAAAGTACAGGTTA GGCATCCGCCGGGTGGATACAGGTTCTGGAAGAAGATGACATTATTGGTAGCCTTGCCATCCGTTGGGTTGTGCTTTACGAACGTGTACTTAGCGCATCAGCACGATAAACACCACCATGTCCGACCGAAGTTCGTCCAGTACGAGTACCTGTGCATCCGCAACAAGCGGTTTCCTTGGGGTGATGGCGTGAAATCGCTTTTCCACAACCCGGAAGTTAACGCGTTACCGAATGGATACGAAAAATAG
- the LOC128723335 gene encoding protein arginine N-methyltransferase 6, translating into METTDRNQQSADPESYFDSYEDLKIHEIMLADKPRMAAYQKAIVGNRTLFEGKTVLDVGAGTGVLSIFCAQAGASKVFAVEASNLARLARAVAEENQFQDVIEVSECKVEDFKLPEGVRVDIIVSEWMGFFLLHEGMLDSVLYARDKFLQPNGLMFPDTATLYVAPCSVPTRFDQWENLAGVSMRCFGRALRDQNSGNPEVLTVAPQHLLHEGHIIAWFDLMEVSSEELNTFEVKDVLVAQRTGKLQGFCIWFDCTFPGNEQDHHMLEHTSLSTNPSAPETHWKQTVIPLPQEACEELEERDPVAFSLSMTRNKETKRRYDLQLTLLDPEKEEHHLPCECHMTKCILMKTHLEKMQVDT; encoded by the exons ATGGAAACGACCGATCGCAATCAGCAATCTGCCGATCCGGAATCGTATTTCGACAGTTATGAAGACCTCAAG ATTCATGAAATAATGCTCGCTGACAAACCCCGCATGGCTGCTTACCAGAAAGCTATTGTCGGCAATCGGACTCTGTTCGAGGGTAAAACAGTACTTGATGTCGGGGCCGGCACGGGCGTACTGTCCATATTTTGTGCCCAGGCCGGAGCCAGTAAAGTTTTTGCTGTAGAGGCGTCAAACTTGGCTCGCCTGGCTCGAGCCGTGGCTGAGGAAAACCAATTCCAGGATGTGATAGAAGTGAGCGAGTGCAAGGTAGAGGATTTCAAACTGCCGGAAGGTGTACGAGTGGACATTATCGTGTCCGAGTGGATGGGATTCTTTCTCCTGCACGAAGGCATGCTCGATTCGGTGTTGTACGCACGGGACAAATTTCTACAGCCAAATGGGTTGATGTTTCCGGACACTGCGACGCTTTACGTTGCGCCTTGCAGTGTACCAACACGATTCGATCAGTGGGAAAACCTAGCAGGTGTTAGTATGCGCTGTTTCGGAAGAGCACTGCGCGATCAGAACTCCGGAAATCCAGAAGTATTGACCGTCGCGCCGCAACACCTGTTGCACGAAGGACACATTATTGCGTGGTTCGATCTGATGGAAGTATCTTCCGAAGAGCTAAACACTTTCGAAGTTAAGGATGTGCTAGTGGCGCAAAGGACGGGCAAATTGCAGGGGTTTTGTATCTGGTTCGATTGTACTTTTCCGGGCAACGAACAGGATCATCACATGCTGGAGCACACATCACTTTCCACAAATCCATCTGCTCCGGAAACGCACTGGAAGCAGACCGTTATTCCACTGCCACAGGAAGCATGCGAAGAGCTGGAGGAACGAGACCCCGTTGCGTTTAGTCTTTCGATGACACGCAATAAGGAAACGAAGCGAAG gTACGATCTACAATTAACATTATTGGATCCAGAGAAAGAAGAACATCATCTACCGTGTGAATGCCACATGACAAAGTGTATTTTAATGAAGACACACCTGGAAAAAATGCAAGTGGACACATAG